Proteins from a genomic interval of Clostridium sp. 'deep sea':
- a CDS encoding prolyl oligopeptidase family serine peptidase: MKKLRMDNVIENYHGTNIADPFRWLEDPQNQETINFIDNQLQETREFLDNNSNRVAIKERITELWNYEKFSAPYKKAGYYYFSYNDGMKNQPLLYRSKGLDIHPTNAELVLDPNSFSNDGTKALSLYSISPNGKYMAYCVSNSGSDWQTIKVMSLDTKELLPDTIEWSKFTPLPWLPDSSGFMYSRYPNPATVAPEDSSRFNKVYLHKLNTEQQADNLVIEDVKDKNKSFRPQISEDGQYLFMYVAKGSASGNMIYCRKLAENTEIKPLIAVEKTISSFLGNDENILYFLTNINAPRFKVIAIDYNNPEQEYWRDIVAEGLDVIDNVIMIKDHFVTATLHDAYYQIIIYNKLGQLIKRLDLPTLGAITALSGKSDSNIFYFSFSSYLYPNTVFKVDVENPVVKVQWKPKMNFNFESYETYQVFYESKDGTKIPMFISHKKGLIKDSNNPTFLYSYGGFNVPRIPEFKVPDLVWMERGGIFAVANLRGGSEYGEQWHEAGMLEKKQNVFNDFISAAEYLIAEKYTSPKKLAIKGRSNGGLLTAACMLQRPDLYGAVISQVPVIDMLRYHKFTVGRFWIPEYGDAENNAEHFRFMYPYSPLHNVRFGTVYPPLMIMTAKTDDRVVPAHSLKFAATMQTVNLGNNPILLRVEFGAGHGLGKPTHLLINEQSDVYAFIDKMLNS; this comes from the coding sequence ATGAAAAAGTTACGTATGGATAATGTTATAGAGAATTATCATGGTACAAATATTGCTGACCCGTTTCGTTGGTTAGAAGATCCCCAAAATCAAGAAACTATTAATTTTATAGACAATCAATTACAAGAAACTCGTGAATTTTTAGATAACAACTCGAATAGAGTAGCTATAAAGGAGAGAATTACTGAGCTTTGGAACTACGAAAAATTTAGTGCTCCTTATAAAAAGGCAGGTTATTATTATTTTTCTTATAACGATGGCATGAAAAATCAACCTTTACTTTATAGATCTAAAGGTTTAGATATTCATCCAACTAATGCTGAACTAGTTTTAGACCCTAATAGCTTTAGTAATGATGGAACAAAAGCTTTAAGTTTATATTCAATTAGTCCTAATGGAAAATATATGGCATATTGTGTTTCTAATAGTGGCAGTGATTGGCAGACTATAAAAGTAATGAGTTTAGATACAAAAGAGTTATTACCTGATACTATAGAGTGGAGTAAATTCACACCCTTACCATGGCTACCAGATAGCTCTGGCTTTATGTATTCACGTTACCCTAACCCTGCTACAGTTGCTCCAGAGGATAGCAGTCGGTTTAATAAGGTTTATTTGCATAAGTTAAATACCGAGCAGCAAGCAGATAACCTGGTCATAGAAGATGTGAAAGATAAAAATAAAAGCTTTAGACCTCAAATTTCAGAGGACGGCCAGTATTTATTTATGTACGTTGCCAAAGGTTCGGCCTCTGGTAATATGATTTATTGCCGAAAGTTAGCTGAAAACACTGAAATAAAACCTTTAATCGCTGTTGAGAAAACTATTTCTTCATTTTTAGGCAACGATGAAAATATTCTATATTTTCTAACTAATATAAATGCCCCCCGATTCAAAGTTATTGCTATAGATTATAATAATCCTGAGCAGGAATACTGGAGAGATATTGTTGCTGAAGGTTTAGATGTTATTGATAATGTTATTATGATTAAAGATCATTTTGTTACTGCAACCTTACATGATGCTTATTATCAAATAATTATCTACAATAAGCTTGGTCAATTAATTAAACGTTTAGATTTACCTACATTAGGTGCCATAACTGCCTTAAGTGGTAAAAGCGACAGTAATATATTTTATTTTAGTTTTTCCTCCTACTTATACCCAAACACAGTATTTAAAGTAGATGTTGAAAATCCGGTAGTTAAGGTGCAATGGAAACCTAAAATGAACTTTAATTTTGAGAGTTATGAAACTTATCAGGTTTTTTATGAGTCAAAAGATGGCACAAAAATCCCCATGTTCATTAGTCACAAAAAGGGTTTAATAAAAGACAGTAATAATCCTACATTTTTATACTCCTATGGTGGCTTTAATGTACCTAGAATACCTGAGTTTAAGGTTCCTGATTTAGTTTGGATGGAGCGTGGTGGTATTTTTGCTGTTGCTAACCTACGAGGTGGTAGTGAGTATGGTGAGCAATGGCATGAAGCAGGCATGTTAGAGAAAAAGCAAAATGTTTTTAATGACTTTATTAGCGCTGCTGAATATCTTATAGCAGAAAAATATACTAGCCCTAAAAAGTTAGCTATTAAAGGCAGAAGTAATGGAGGTCTATTAACGGCGGCTTGTATGTTACAGCGACCTGATTTGTATGGAGCTGTAATCTCACAAGTACCAGTTATTGATATGTTAAGATACCATAAATTTACTGTTGGACGTTTTTGGATTCCTGAATACGGAGATGCTGAAAACAATGCTGAACACTTTAGGTTTATGTACCCTTATTCACCACTGCATAATGTTAGATTTGGTACGGTTTATCCTCCACTTATGATTATGACTGCAAAAACTGATGACCGTGTAGTGCCTGCCCACTCATTAAAATTTGCTGCCACAATGCAAACCGTTAATTTAGGTAATAATCCTATTTTACTTAGGGTAGAGTTTGGAGCTGGTCATGGTTTAGGTAAACCAACCCACTTATTAATAAATGAACAAAGTGATGTATATGCTTTTATTGATAAAATGCTAAACAGTTAA
- a CDS encoding NADP-dependent malic enzyme: protein MDLKQRALKLHEDNKGKIEISLKAAIENKDDLSLAYTPGVAEPCRVIAKDNEAVYKYTNRGNLVAVVTDGTAVLGLGDLGPLGAYPVMEGKAALFKAFANVDAVPICLDTTDVDEIVNTVVNMAPTFGGINLEDIASPRCFEIEKKLTEILDIPIFHDDQHGTAVVVLAALINALKVVNKKIEEVKVVINGIGAAGAAVANLILSAGVKHMTLVDYKGIVYPGDESNNASQENLAQKVNKDCQKGSLADALVNADVFIGVSRGNLVTAKMVEKMNNKAIIFAMANPVPEIYPDEAIKGGALVVGTGRSDFANQINNVLVFPGLFRGALDSKALKITEGMKLAAAKAIAEIITEKELSAEYIIPDAFDKRVANKVAKAVLEEAISTGNVRN from the coding sequence GTGGATTTAAAGCAACGCGCACTTAAATTACATGAAGATAATAAAGGTAAAATAGAGATTTCGCTTAAAGCAGCTATTGAAAATAAAGACGATTTAAGCTTAGCATATACTCCAGGAGTTGCTGAGCCCTGCAGAGTTATTGCCAAAGATAACGAGGCGGTTTATAAATACACAAATAGAGGAAATTTAGTTGCTGTTGTAACAGATGGCACAGCTGTTTTAGGATTAGGTGATTTAGGTCCACTTGGCGCTTATCCTGTAATGGAAGGTAAGGCTGCATTATTTAAAGCGTTTGCGAATGTAGATGCTGTTCCCATTTGTTTAGACACAACTGATGTAGATGAAATTGTTAACACTGTAGTTAACATGGCACCAACCTTTGGTGGTATTAATTTAGAAGATATAGCATCTCCAAGGTGTTTTGAAATAGAGAAAAAATTAACTGAAATATTAGATATTCCTATCTTTCATGATGACCAGCATGGTACGGCAGTAGTTGTATTGGCTGCTTTAATTAATGCCTTAAAAGTAGTAAATAAAAAAATTGAAGAAGTTAAAGTAGTTATTAATGGTATAGGTGCTGCTGGAGCTGCTGTTGCTAACCTTATTTTATCTGCGGGTGTTAAACATATGACTCTAGTAGATTATAAAGGTATTGTCTATCCTGGTGATGAAAGCAATAATGCCTCTCAAGAGAATTTAGCTCAAAAGGTTAATAAAGATTGTCAAAAAGGAAGTCTGGCAGATGCTTTAGTTAATGCTGATGTATTTATAGGTGTATCTAGAGGTAACTTAGTAACTGCTAAAATGGTAGAAAAAATGAATAATAAGGCCATAATTTTTGCTATGGCAAACCCAGTTCCAGAAATATACCCCGACGAAGCAATAAAAGGTGGTGCCTTGGTAGTAGGTACTGGTCGTTCTGATTTTGCTAATCAAATTAATAATGTATTAGTTTTTCCGGGTTTATTTAGAGGTGCATTAGACTCGAAAGCCCTTAAAATAACAGAGGGAATGAAGCTTGCTGCTGCTAAGGCAATTGCAGAAATAATAACTGAAAAAGAGTTATCTGCTGAATATATAATTCCTGATGCCTTTGATAAACGGGTAGCAAACAAGGTAGCTAAGGCTGTTTTAGAAGAAGCAATTTCAACAGGAAATGTACGAAACTAA
- a CDS encoding DUF362 domain-containing protein — MSSKVYFMNLKSENKKSSLPNKLKILYDKVEAKSILSPNDKTAIKMHFGEKGNLAYIHPVLVRAIVDKTKESKVEPFLTDTNTLYTGSRTNSVVHLQTAIENGFSYATIGAPIIIADGLYSKNSIDVNIELKHFKTAKIAGDIYNANSMVVLSHFKGHGMAGFGGSIKNLAMGCASAAGKQQQHSVSKPKLNDNCVGCGICVSHCPVNAITIKSKKAIFNHDTCIGCGECTTVCSFRAIKINWETDSDSFLERMAEYAYGAVKDKQNKVIYFNFITNVSPLCDCVAWNDVPLVRDIGILASTDPVAIDQASLDLVNNEPVNPHSQIGKDLKLGEDKFKHIHKHVDGSHILKYGEEIGLGKRDYELIQIQQQ; from the coding sequence ATGAGTTCTAAGGTTTATTTTATGAATTTAAAAAGCGAAAATAAGAAATCTAGTTTGCCAAATAAGTTAAAAATTCTTTATGACAAAGTAGAGGCTAAAAGCATACTATCCCCAAACGATAAAACAGCTATTAAAATGCACTTTGGTGAAAAAGGTAATTTAGCGTATATTCATCCTGTTTTAGTTAGGGCTATAGTAGATAAAACAAAAGAGAGTAAAGTTGAACCATTTTTAACTGATACTAATACGCTTTATACAGGCAGTAGAACAAATAGTGTGGTCCATTTACAAACAGCTATTGAAAATGGTTTTTCTTATGCAACTATTGGTGCTCCTATTATTATAGCTGATGGTTTGTATAGTAAAAATTCTATAGATGTAAACATAGAATTAAAGCACTTTAAAACAGCTAAAATTGCCGGGGATATTTACAATGCAAATTCTATGGTAGTTTTATCTCATTTTAAAGGTCATGGTATGGCCGGATTTGGGGGATCTATAAAGAATTTAGCTATGGGTTGTGCGAGTGCGGCAGGTAAACAACAACAACACTCGGTAAGTAAACCCAAATTAAACGATAATTGTGTAGGTTGCGGAATTTGTGTTAGTCATTGTCCTGTAAATGCTATAACTATAAAGAGTAAAAAAGCTATATTTAATCATGATACTTGTATTGGCTGTGGAGAGTGTACAACAGTTTGTTCATTTAGAGCGATAAAGATTAACTGGGAAACAGATAGCGATAGCTTTTTAGAGAGAATGGCAGAGTATGCTTATGGTGCAGTTAAAGATAAGCAAAACAAGGTTATTTACTTTAACTTTATAACTAATGTTTCACCCCTATGTGATTGTGTAGCTTGGAATGATGTTCCTTTGGTTAGAGACATAGGTATTTTGGCTTCAACAGACCCAGTAGCTATAGATCAGGCTAGTTTAGATTTAGTAAATAACGAGCCTGTTAATCCCCATAGTCAAATAGGTAAAGACTTAAAATTAGGAGAAGATAAATTTAAACACATTCATAAACATGTTGATGGCAGTCATATTTTAAAATATGGAGAGGAAATAGGCTTAGGAAAAAGAGATTATGAATTAATACAAATTCAACAACAGTAA
- a CDS encoding D-Ala-D-Ala carboxypeptidase family metallohydrolase produces the protein MHRRVKHRILSILLMFFIATTLLFAGGVKVANAQSSNYALSSYEKNLLQNLAFKGWKGFNVREADLIAEVQIRVAGWVNNADELMDIDGYMGPQTRRAIRNFNIAYGIGDTDRVIYSTAQMLNWLENNDGSTAHFNFSEFACKGNPYTWSVWYGTSPKQLSYGWSKLSPNAVKENVRRLMWRLEALRTKLGNSPIKVTSGFRYYTYNKQIGGAKNSQHIYGKAADISVRNVSPAKVYKAASESSFGGLGLYNSFVHVDTRNYVARWK, from the coding sequence ATGCATCGCAGAGTTAAACATCGGATTCTTAGTATTTTATTAATGTTTTTTATAGCTACCACCCTGTTATTTGCTGGAGGCGTTAAGGTGGCCAATGCCCAGAGTAGTAACTATGCCTTAAGTAGCTACGAAAAAAACTTACTGCAGAATTTAGCTTTTAAAGGCTGGAAAGGCTTTAATGTACGTGAAGCTGACCTAATTGCAGAGGTTCAAATTAGGGTTGCGGGTTGGGTAAATAACGCAGATGAATTAATGGATATAGATGGATATATGGGTCCACAAACACGTAGAGCTATTAGAAACTTTAATATAGCATATGGCATAGGTGATACTGACCGTGTAATTTATAGTACTGCCCAAATGCTAAATTGGCTTGAAAATAACGACGGTTCAACAGCCCATTTTAACTTTAGTGAGTTTGCCTGTAAAGGCAATCCCTATACTTGGAGTGTGTGGTATGGAACAAGCCCTAAACAACTCTCTTATGGGTGGTCTAAGCTTAGTCCTAATGCTGTAAAAGAAAATGTACGTCGTTTAATGTGGAGATTAGAGGCTTTAAGAACAAAGTTAGGCAATAGCCCCATTAAAGTTACCTCTGGATTTAGATATTATACCTATAATAAACAGATAGGCGGAGCTAAAAACAGCCAGCATATCTATGGTAAAGCAGCAGATATTTCAGTAAGGAATGTTAGCCCTGCCAAAGTATATAAAGCAGCCAGTGAAAGTTCTTTTGGTGGATTAGGTTTATACAATAGTTTTGTACATGTAGATACTCGCAATTATGTAGCCAGATGGAAATAG
- a CDS encoding DNA recombination protein RmuC has protein sequence MIPVEYHNYIILASLALILILQFIFLSSLKKAKSSNTETIKQNQIHSEKLVSLEKEIANKIEMIEKAVVAHNDKQTVAINGNMDLNIGTIREQIYKDSGLQNEIISNKIGAFQTILTERFAALEKELIERFSKLEMKLSNELGVNRTNQINSLNEFKDNLGNELNINFNRLNSTVESKLNAINNKVEERLMEGFKQTNKTFSSILERLSKIDEAQRKIESLSSNIVSLQDILTDKKSRGTFGEVQLNQILKSVFGDKSDSVFELQKKLPNSYIVDAVIKTPEPLGMVAIDSKFPLENYRKMINKDLTEDEQKRARREFKYNVKKHIDDISRKYIISEVTSNQAIMFIPAEAIFAEINAYHEDLVDYSRKHRIWLASPTTLMSVLTTVQVMLQNIERERLASVIHDELNKLGDEFLRYRRRWEKLKDRIERVSNDVKNVHITTEKISNKFDKISKAELMVEAESDVEILLEVPVDQN, from the coding sequence GTGATTCCTGTCGAATACCATAACTACATTATTTTAGCCTCTTTGGCATTAATTTTAATTTTGCAATTTATTTTTTTAAGCAGTCTTAAAAAAGCTAAGAGTTCAAACACTGAAACAATAAAGCAAAATCAAATACATAGTGAAAAACTAGTTTCTCTTGAAAAAGAAATTGCAAATAAAATAGAAATGATAGAAAAAGCAGTTGTTGCTCATAACGATAAACAAACGGTAGCCATCAATGGAAATATGGATTTAAATATAGGCACTATAAGAGAGCAAATATATAAAGATTCGGGGCTACAAAACGAAATAATCTCTAACAAAATAGGGGCATTTCAAACGATACTTACAGAGCGTTTTGCAGCGCTTGAAAAAGAACTCATTGAGAGATTTAGTAAACTAGAAATGAAGCTTAGTAATGAACTAGGTGTTAATAGAACAAACCAAATTAACAGCTTGAACGAATTTAAAGATAATTTGGGCAATGAGCTTAATATTAATTTTAATAGATTAAATAGTACTGTTGAAAGCAAACTAAATGCCATAAATAATAAAGTTGAAGAGCGTTTAATGGAAGGCTTTAAACAAACCAATAAAACCTTTAGTAGCATTTTAGAGCGTTTAAGTAAAATAGATGAAGCTCAAAGAAAAATAGAAAGTTTATCTAGCAACATTGTTTCATTACAGGATATTTTAACAGATAAAAAAAGTAGGGGAACATTTGGAGAAGTACAGCTTAACCAAATACTTAAATCAGTATTTGGAGACAAAAGTGATAGTGTATTTGAACTACAAAAAAAACTGCCTAATAGCTATATAGTAGATGCAGTAATTAAAACTCCAGAGCCGTTGGGCATGGTAGCTATAGACTCTAAATTTCCATTAGAAAATTATCGAAAAATGATAAACAAAGATTTAACAGAAGATGAGCAAAAGAGAGCAAGGCGTGAGTTTAAGTATAATGTAAAAAAACATATTGATGATATATCACGAAAATATATTATTTCTGAGGTAACATCTAATCAGGCAATTATGTTTATTCCGGCAGAAGCTATTTTTGCAGAAATTAATGCCTATCACGAAGACCTAGTAGACTATTCTCGTAAACATAGAATATGGTTAGCATCACCTACAACTTTAATGTCGGTTTTAACAACTGTACAAGTTATGTTACAAAACATAGAAAGAGAACGTTTAGCCTCAGTTATTCACGATGAGTTAAATAAACTTGGCGACGAGTTCTTACGTTATAGACGCAGATGGGAAAAGCTTAAAGATAGAATTGAAAGAGTAAGTAATGATGTGAAAAATGTGCATATTACCACCGAAAAAATATCAAATAAATTCGACAAAATATCTAAAGCAGAATTAATGGTAGAGGCCGAATCGGATGTTGAAATACTTCTTGAAGTACCTGTTGATCAAAACTAA